In Streptomyces sp. RFCAC02, the following proteins share a genomic window:
- a CDS encoding M23 family metallopeptidase gives MASNRHASVEDTRPGAHLLDPYDLHDTAVRPAHGTHGIAHQHSAFGGSYGTYGSHPDLPPAHPTDIADTADAPAYFGPLATDDEPRTEWNPSEETLLPLRGRHRVARKGGGTIARSRAVLGVGVIAAVGAGGMASANDDGAAAVPGVDAAADQLRAIPVVGDMLPDPGADSAADEAADEAAAEQAREDAGAALRARILQQADQQETAVDTRTAAAALDAAREAAAEEAAATAEAERQAAEEAREREEEERRLRELAASYTLPLSDYRLSSGFGQSGTMWASNHTGQDFAASTGTPVKNIHTGTVQEAAWAGSYGYRVIVELEDGTELWYCHLSSMSVSAGQSLTTGDQIGLVGSTGNSTGPHLHVEVRPDGGDPIDPLTWLRNLGLSV, from the coding sequence GTGGCGTCGAACCGGCATGCCTCCGTCGAGGACACCCGCCCCGGGGCGCACCTCCTCGATCCGTACGATCTGCACGACACGGCCGTCCGCCCGGCGCACGGCACGCACGGCATCGCCCACCAGCACAGCGCCTTCGGCGGCTCGTACGGCACCTACGGCAGCCACCCCGACCTCCCCCCGGCGCACCCGACCGACATCGCCGACACGGCCGATGCCCCGGCGTACTTCGGCCCCCTCGCCACCGACGACGAGCCCCGCACCGAGTGGAACCCGAGCGAGGAGACGCTCCTCCCGCTCCGCGGCCGGCACCGTGTGGCGCGCAAGGGCGGCGGCACGATCGCCCGCAGCCGGGCCGTTCTCGGCGTCGGCGTCATCGCCGCGGTCGGCGCCGGCGGCATGGCCTCGGCGAACGACGACGGCGCGGCCGCCGTCCCCGGCGTGGACGCGGCGGCCGACCAGCTCCGCGCGATCCCCGTCGTCGGCGACATGCTGCCCGACCCGGGCGCCGACTCCGCCGCCGATGAGGCGGCGGACGAGGCCGCGGCCGAGCAGGCCCGCGAGGACGCCGGTGCCGCGCTGCGCGCCCGTATCCTCCAGCAGGCCGATCAGCAGGAGACGGCCGTCGACACGCGCACGGCCGCGGCCGCCCTCGACGCGGCCCGCGAGGCCGCCGCCGAGGAGGCCGCCGCCACCGCCGAGGCGGAACGCCAGGCCGCGGAGGAAGCCAGGGAGCGCGAGGAGGAGGAGCGGCGTCTGCGCGAACTCGCCGCCAGCTACACCCTCCCCCTCTCCGACTACCGCCTCAGCTCCGGCTTCGGCCAGTCCGGCACGATGTGGGCCTCCAACCACACCGGCCAGGACTTCGCCGCCTCCACCGGTACCCCCGTGAAGAACATCCACACGGGCACCGTCCAGGAAGCCGCCTGGGCCGGCTCCTACGGCTACCGCGTGATCGTCGAGCTGGAGGACGGCACCGAGCTCTGGTACTGCCACCTGTCCTCGATGAGCGTGTCGGCCGGCCAGTCCCTCACCACGGGCGACCAGATCGGCCTGGTGGGCTCCACCGGAAACTCGACGGGCCCCCACCTCCACGTGGAAGTCCGCCCCGACGGCGGCGACCCGATCGACCCCCTGACCTGGCTGCGCAACCTGGGCCTCTCCGTCTGA
- a CDS encoding metalloregulator ArsR/SmtB family transcription factor: MNISSDVVDGERVRAVAARMPSARDIADTADVFGLMADPGRLRLLVALRDGELCVRDLAAVTGLSESATSHALRLLRAHRVVAARRAGRVAFYRLDDTHVATLLDLAVEHIGHAAPDSCDGHGEHG, translated from the coding sequence GTGAACATCTCTTCAGACGTCGTGGACGGCGAGCGGGTCAGGGCCGTCGCCGCGCGCATGCCGTCCGCGCGGGACATCGCCGACACGGCGGACGTGTTCGGTCTGATGGCCGACCCGGGCCGGCTCCGGTTGCTGGTCGCCCTCCGGGACGGCGAGCTGTGCGTCCGCGACCTCGCCGCCGTCACCGGGCTGAGCGAGTCCGCGACCTCCCACGCCCTGCGGCTGCTGCGCGCCCACCGCGTCGTCGCCGCGCGCAGGGCGGGCCGGGTCGCGTTCTACCGGCTGGACGACACGCATGTCGCGACGCTGCTCGACCTCGCCGTCGAGCACATCGGGCACGCCGCTCCCGACAGTTGCGACGGGCACGGGGAGCACGGCTGA
- a CDS encoding cation diffusion facilitator family transporter, whose protein sequence is MGHGHDHGAAALSASGRHRWRLAVACALIAAFFLVELAAGLAAGSLSLLSDAGHMAADVVTLGAALVATRIAARPDATGRRTYGSYRAEVFASGLAVLLMCGVAVYIVAQAIGRIGDGGDAGVDSGPMLVVGAVGLAVNVAALVLLRAGAAESLNVRGAYLEVVADTAGSVGVLVAGWLVAATGHAAWDTAVAVAIGCFVVVRALMLGRQVLAVLAQHAPEGMDLDAVTEDLAGIEGVTDVHDLHLWTLTSGMPVATAHLVAREQADTHAVLDRARDVLRHRHGVAHATLQVEPAGHRGCDELGW, encoded by the coding sequence ATGGGGCACGGACACGACCACGGCGCCGCCGCGCTCTCCGCGAGCGGGCGGCACCGGTGGCGGCTCGCGGTGGCCTGCGCGCTGATCGCCGCGTTCTTCCTGGTGGAGCTCGCGGCGGGCCTCGCCGCCGGCTCGCTGTCCCTGCTGTCCGACGCGGGCCACATGGCCGCCGACGTCGTGACCCTGGGTGCAGCCCTGGTCGCGACCCGCATCGCGGCCCGGCCGGACGCGACGGGACGCCGTACGTACGGCTCCTACCGCGCCGAGGTCTTCGCGTCCGGGCTCGCGGTGCTGCTGATGTGCGGGGTGGCCGTGTACATCGTGGCGCAGGCGATCGGGCGCATCGGCGACGGCGGTGACGCCGGGGTGGACAGCGGGCCGATGCTCGTGGTGGGCGCCGTGGGCCTCGCCGTGAACGTCGCCGCGCTCGTGCTGCTGCGGGCCGGGGCCGCGGAGAGCCTGAACGTGCGGGGCGCGTACCTGGAGGTCGTGGCCGACACCGCGGGGTCCGTCGGGGTGCTGGTCGCGGGCTGGCTGGTGGCGGCCACGGGGCACGCCGCGTGGGACACGGCGGTCGCGGTGGCGATCGGCTGCTTCGTGGTCGTCCGCGCCCTGATGCTGGGGCGGCAGGTCCTGGCGGTGCTGGCGCAGCACGCCCCGGAGGGCATGGACCTGGACGCGGTGACGGAGGACCTCGCGGGGATCGAGGGCGTCACGGATGTGCACGATCTGCACCTGTGGACGCTGACCTCGGGGATGCCGGTCGCGACGGCGCACCTGGTGGCGCGGGAGCAGGCGGACACCCACGCCGTGCTCGACCGCGCGCGGGACGTCCTGCGGCACCGGCACGGGGTGGCGCACGCGACGCTGCAGGTCGAGCCGGCCGGGCACCGGGGGTGCGACGAGCTGGGGTGGTGA
- a CDS encoding transglycosylase SLT domain-containing protein — MTANTTPRKLTLAGVLTAGTAAAAVSLIPGTAQAAQNDSPTVERVAEQTTATAFTPTDTTDTTTPAKPHTADTKTADTKTTDTKTADSKTADSKTVEDTASSADVGTVGRGAHYTDDGTLVTIDRTDQPSPEPASQDDIEDWINEALDVMKKNDIPGTYDGIYSNLMRESSGDPLTINMWDTNAHENIPSKGLLQVIDPTFEQYHVDGTSENIYDPVANIAAACNYAADRYGSMDNVNSAY, encoded by the coding sequence ATGACCGCGAACACCACCCCCCGCAAGCTCACCCTCGCCGGCGTCCTGACCGCCGGCACCGCGGCCGCGGCCGTCTCCCTCATCCCCGGCACCGCCCAGGCCGCCCAGAACGACTCCCCCACCGTCGAGCGCGTCGCGGAGCAGACCACCGCCACCGCCTTCACCCCCACCGACACCACCGACACCACCACCCCCGCCAAGCCCCACACCGCCGACACCAAGACCGCCGACACCAAGACGACCGACACCAAGACGGCCGACAGCAAGACGGCCGACAGCAAGACCGTCGAGGACACCGCCTCCAGCGCGGACGTCGGCACCGTCGGCCGCGGCGCCCACTACACCGACGACGGCACCCTCGTCACCATCGACCGCACCGACCAGCCCTCCCCCGAGCCCGCCTCCCAGGACGACATCGAGGACTGGATCAACGAAGCCCTCGACGTCATGAAGAAGAACGACATCCCCGGCACCTACGACGGCATCTACAGCAACCTCATGCGCGAGTCCAGCGGCGACCCCCTCACCATCAACATGTGGGACACCAACGCCCACGAGAACATCCCCTCCAAGGGCCTCCTCCAGGTCATCGACCCCACCTTCGAGCAGTACCACGTCGACGGCACCAGCGAGAACATCTACGACCCCGTCGCCAACATCGCCGCCGCCTGCAACTACGCCGCCGACCGCTACGGCTCCATGGACAACGTCAACAGCGCATACTGA
- a CDS encoding ATP-binding cassette domain-containing protein, whose protein sequence is MTIRDDTGTHSHRGALLSLAGVSRVRGERQVLAPFDLDVAPGECVALLGRNGSGKSTLLRIAAGRDRPTTGSVTFDGGPMDENDPRVRARVAVAGDALACYPDLTVRQHLELVATGHGVPDAELRVTEALAAHGLTSRADALPTELSSGQLQETLLAAALLRPADLLLLDEPEARLDPAARERLAAALTDRVASGTALLLVTHHRPLAAALADRTFVLTDGVPAAS, encoded by the coding sequence ATGACTATCCGCGACGACACCGGAACACACAGTCACCGAGGTGCGCTGCTGAGTCTGGCCGGAGTCAGCCGGGTCCGCGGGGAGCGCCAGGTGCTCGCCCCCTTCGACCTCGACGTGGCCCCCGGGGAGTGCGTGGCGCTGCTGGGCCGCAACGGATCGGGCAAGTCCACGCTGCTCCGCATCGCCGCGGGACGGGACCGGCCCACGACGGGCAGCGTCACGTTCGACGGCGGCCCCATGGACGAGAACGACCCCCGGGTCCGCGCGCGGGTCGCCGTCGCGGGCGATGCTCTCGCCTGCTACCCCGACCTCACCGTGCGGCAGCACCTGGAGCTGGTCGCCACCGGCCACGGCGTGCCGGACGCGGAACTGCGCGTCACCGAGGCCCTGGCCGCGCACGGGCTCACCAGCCGCGCCGACGCCCTGCCGACGGAGCTGTCCTCGGGGCAGCTCCAGGAGACCCTGCTCGCCGCCGCGCTCCTGCGCCCCGCCGACCTGCTGCTCCTGGACGAGCCCGAGGCCCGTCTCGACCCGGCCGCGCGGGAACGGCTGGCCGCCGCCCTCACGGACCGCGTCGCCTCGGGTACGGCCCTGCTGCTCGTCACGCACCACCGCCCGCTCGCCGCCGCCCTGGCCGACCGGACATTCGTCCTCACCGACGGCGTCCCCGCCGCATCGTGA
- a CDS encoding TetR/AcrR family transcriptional regulator, producing the protein MPRYVDHEERRGRLVDAVWTLAVRGGLEEVTLRRVAAEAGVSMGQVQHYYPSMQSLIGDALDRAVLAVNADIERAVREAGDAGPEAVLRACLRALVSPSDGTLRLLRFSLAAAGRAVSDPATCQVLAPGGDELLTFTAGLITAARRDRGRPPLQDERTEADICWSLATSLGVDVALGYRTHRSAGSTLDHHIDRLLGAG; encoded by the coding sequence ATGCCGAGGTACGTGGATCACGAGGAGCGCAGAGGGCGCCTCGTCGACGCGGTCTGGACGCTCGCCGTGCGGGGTGGCCTGGAAGAGGTGACGCTCCGCAGGGTCGCCGCCGAGGCCGGCGTCTCCATGGGGCAGGTGCAGCACTACTACCCGTCGATGCAGTCCCTGATCGGTGACGCGCTCGACCGCGCTGTGCTGGCCGTGAACGCGGACATCGAGAGGGCCGTCCGGGAGGCCGGCGACGCCGGTCCCGAAGCCGTGCTCCGCGCGTGTCTGCGTGCGCTCGTGAGCCCGTCGGACGGGACTCTGCGGCTTCTGCGCTTCTCGCTGGCCGCGGCGGGCCGCGCGGTCTCCGATCCCGCGACCTGCCAGGTGCTGGCACCGGGAGGTGACGAACTGCTGACCTTCACCGCCGGCCTCATCACCGCCGCCCGACGCGACCGTGGTCGCCCGCCGCTGCAGGACGAGCGCACCGAGGCAGACATCTGCTGGTCGCTCGCCACGAGCCTCGGTGTGGATGTCGCCCTGGGGTACCGCACGCACCGGTCGGCCGGAAGCACGCTGGACCACCACATCGACCGGCTCCTCGGCGCGGGCTGA
- a CDS encoding class I SAM-dependent methyltransferase, with protein MVNGQGVQRYYAEQAERLAGRYEGLAFDEVHAGFVALLPDGPARVADIGAGTGRDAAALADRGHDVVAVEPVAAMRESAGRHRDPRITWIADALPALGRVGGVFAFVLVSAVWMHLAPDERSPGMRRLAALLAPGGVLALSLRHGPPPDGRRMYDVPAEETVAQAGACGLIPVLRARRETDLLGRGGVRWSELAFRAPA; from the coding sequence ATGGTGAACGGTCAGGGCGTGCAGCGGTATTACGCCGAGCAGGCGGAGCGGCTGGCCGGGCGGTACGAGGGGCTCGCGTTCGACGAGGTGCACGCGGGGTTCGTCGCGCTGCTGCCGGACGGGCCGGCGCGGGTGGCGGACATCGGGGCCGGCACGGGGCGGGACGCCGCCGCGCTCGCCGACCGGGGGCATGACGTCGTGGCGGTCGAACCGGTGGCCGCGATGCGGGAGTCCGCGGGGCGGCACCGCGATCCGCGGATCACCTGGATCGCGGACGCCCTGCCGGCGCTCGGCCGGGTGGGCGGGGTGTTCGCCTTCGTCCTCGTCTCCGCGGTGTGGATGCACCTCGCGCCGGACGAGCGGTCCCCGGGGATGCGGCGTCTCGCGGCGCTCCTCGCGCCCGGTGGTGTGCTCGCCCTCAGCCTCCGGCACGGACCGCCGCCGGACGGCCGGCGGATGTACGACGTGCCGGCGGAGGAGACGGTGGCGCAGGCCGGGGCGTGCGGGCTGATACCCGTGCTCCGGGCGCGGCGGGAGACCGATCTCCTCGGTCGGGGCGGCGTGCGGTGGAGCGAGCTCGCCTTCCGCGCACCGGCCTGA
- a CDS encoding nuclear transport factor 2 family protein codes for MTRMGIRGTRRAALLVRSVLVVAAVSVAVVGCGGGDDDGDDAAELEDAVRAYTEAFFAPDPDAAYDLLSARCRETIDEEAYTTTLEDGAGRYGELTVESFTVEEMDGGAARVTYGVGEPEIDQQLLAQPWTREEGGWRWDAC; via the coding sequence ATGACACGCATGGGGATCCGGGGAACGCGCCGCGCGGCTCTGCTCGTCCGTTCTGTTCTTGTGGTGGCCGCGGTCTCGGTGGCGGTGGTGGGCTGCGGGGGCGGGGATGACGACGGTGACGATGCGGCGGAACTGGAGGACGCCGTCCGCGCGTACACGGAGGCGTTCTTCGCCCCCGACCCGGACGCCGCGTACGACCTGCTCTCCGCACGGTGCAGGGAGACGATCGACGAGGAGGCGTACACCACGACGCTGGAGGACGGCGCGGGCCGGTACGGGGAGTTGACGGTCGAGTCGTTCACGGTGGAGGAGATGGACGGTGGCGCGGCGCGCGTGACGTACGGGGTGGGGGAGCCGGAGATCGATCAGCAGCTCCTCGCGCAGCCGTGGACGCGTGAGGAGGGCGGGTGGCGCTGGGACGCCTGCTGA
- a CDS encoding DEAD/DEAH box helicase, which produces MSVTTPEALLPLEDEPTLTFADLGLPQDVVRKLAQNGVTTPFPIQAATIPDALAGRDILGRGRTGSGKTLSFGLPTLARLSGGRTRAKHPRAVILTPTRELAMQVSDALEPYGDVLGLRLKVVCGGTSMGNQIYALERGVDILVATPGRLRDVIGRGACSLDDVEVAVLDEADQMADLGFLPEVTELLDQVPPGGQRMLFSATLEHEIDTLVKRYLVEPVSHEVDAAQGAVTTMSHHVLIVKPRDKAPLTAAIAGREGRTIVFVRTQLGADRVAGQLREAGVRADALHGGMTQGARTRTLADFKDGRASVLVATDVAARGIHVDGIDLVLNVDPAADHKDYLHRSGRTARAGRSGTVVSLALPHQRRTIFRLMEDAGVDASRHVIGRGDLFDEDVVDIIGARSLTEVQAEAAMGAVQHAEREVARLARELERARERAGELRDEAERLTGRAARERGDDPAEAIAASAEAIAAAVAEAEAEAEREAIREARRAEKAARAEGSRDGDRREGGFRRDDRDRRDRGDRERRPYGRREDHDRGGFRREGDRREGGFRRDDRDRRDRGDRERRPYGRREDHDRGGFRREGDRREGGFRRDDRPSFDRRADKPRWKRND; this is translated from the coding sequence ATGTCCGTCACCACCCCCGAGGCTCTTCTCCCGCTGGAGGACGAGCCGACCCTGACATTCGCCGACCTGGGCCTGCCCCAGGACGTCGTGCGCAAGCTCGCCCAGAACGGCGTCACGACCCCGTTCCCCATCCAGGCCGCCACCATCCCGGACGCGCTGGCCGGCCGGGACATCCTCGGCCGCGGCCGCACCGGTTCCGGCAAGACGCTGAGCTTCGGCCTGCCGACGCTGGCGCGCCTCTCCGGCGGCCGTACCCGCGCGAAGCACCCCCGCGCCGTCATCCTGACGCCCACCCGTGAGCTGGCCATGCAGGTCTCCGACGCGCTGGAGCCGTACGGCGACGTGCTCGGCCTGCGGCTGAAGGTCGTCTGCGGCGGCACCTCCATGGGCAACCAGATCTACGCGCTGGAGCGCGGCGTCGACATCCTCGTCGCCACGCCCGGCCGGCTGCGCGACGTGATCGGCCGCGGCGCCTGCTCGCTGGACGACGTCGAGGTCGCCGTCCTGGACGAGGCCGACCAGATGGCCGACCTGGGCTTCCTGCCCGAGGTCACCGAGCTGCTCGACCAGGTCCCCCCGGGCGGCCAGCGGATGCTGTTCTCGGCGACGCTCGAGCACGAGATCGACACGCTGGTGAAGCGCTACCTGGTGGAGCCCGTCAGCCACGAGGTGGACGCGGCCCAGGGCGCGGTCACGACGATGAGCCACCACGTGCTCATCGTGAAGCCGCGCGACAAGGCGCCGCTGACCGCCGCGATCGCCGGGCGCGAGGGCCGCACCATCGTGTTCGTCCGCACGCAGCTCGGCGCCGACCGGGTGGCGGGCCAGCTCCGCGAGGCGGGCGTCCGGGCGGACGCGCTGCACGGCGGCATGACCCAGGGCGCGCGCACGCGGACCCTGGCGGACTTCAAGGACGGCCGCGCCAGCGTGCTGGTGGCGACCGACGTCGCGGCGCGCGGCATCCACGTCGACGGCATCGACCTGGTGCTGAACGTGGACCCGGCCGCCGACCACAAGGACTACCTGCACCGTTCCGGCCGTACGGCGCGGGCGGGGCGGTCCGGCACGGTCGTCTCGCTGGCGCTGCCGCACCAGCGGCGGACGATCTTCCGGCTGATGGAGGACGCGGGCGTCGACGCCTCGCGGCACGTCATCGGGCGCGGGGACCTCTTCGACGAGGACGTCGTCGACATCATCGGCGCCAGGTCGCTGACCGAGGTGCAGGCCGAGGCGGCGATGGGCGCCGTGCAGCACGCCGAGCGCGAGGTCGCGCGGCTGGCGCGGGAGCTGGAGCGTGCCCGGGAGCGGGCCGGCGAGCTGCGGGACGAGGCCGAGCGGCTGACCGGCCGCGCGGCGCGCGAGCGCGGTGACGACCCGGCCGAGGCCATCGCGGCGTCGGCCGAGGCGATCGCCGCCGCGGTGGCCGAGGCGGAGGCGGAGGCCGAGCGCGAGGCGATCCGTGAGGCGCGGCGTGCCGAGAAGGCGGCCCGTGCGGAGGGCTCGCGTGACGGGGACCGTCGTGAGGGCGGGTTCCGGCGTGATGACCGGGATCGCCGGGACCGTGGTGACCGGGAGCGTCGTCCGTACGGGCGGCGTGAGGATCATGACCGCGGCGGCTTCCGGCGTGAGGGTGACCGTCGTGAGGGCGGGTTCCGGCGTGATGACCGGGATCGCCGGGACCGTGGTGACCGGGAGCGTCGTCCGTACGGGCGGCGTGAGGATCATGACCGCGGCGGCTTCCGGCGTGAGGGTGACCGTCGTGAGGGCGGCTTCCGGCGGGACGACCGTCCGTCGTTCGACCGCCGGGCGGACAAGCCGCGCTGGAAGCGGAACGACTGA
- a CDS encoding metallopeptidase family protein, translating to MLEMTREEFEELVGEALDRVPPELTRLMDNVAVFVEDEPPAEAQEPDLLGLYEGIPLTERGEWYAGVLPDRISVFMGPTLRLVAREGGDREMVVEEVEITVVHEIAHHFGIDDERLHALGYG from the coding sequence GTGCTGGAGATGACGCGCGAGGAGTTCGAGGAGCTGGTCGGCGAGGCGCTGGACCGCGTGCCGCCGGAGCTGACCCGGCTGATGGACAACGTCGCCGTCTTCGTCGAGGACGAGCCGCCCGCCGAGGCGCAGGAACCCGACCTGCTCGGCCTCTACGAGGGCATCCCGCTGACCGAGCGCGGCGAGTGGTACGCCGGTGTGCTCCCCGACCGCATCTCCGTGTTCATGGGGCCGACGCTGCGCCTCGTCGCGCGCGAGGGCGGTGACCGGGAGATGGTGGTCGAGGAGGTCGAGATCACGGTCGTCCACGAGATCGCCCACCACTTCGGGATCGACGACGAACGCCTGCACGCGCTCGGCTACGGCTGA
- a CDS encoding ABC transporter permease produces the protein MRRSVFFPAVVVSLIVAAAAALFAGSYTYAMADPAPRRIPVAVVGDPPSGGKAGRFVAELERRLDTSLRLRHYDSRPQAVDAVESQEVFAVLRNHGGDRVELDLVSASGASVSMLLTQNAPPAAKAAGIDLRVKDIKPLYEGDPRGLAIFYISIASVIMGFLGAVQLSVNASALNPAERIAFTAAYALLGGLAIIAAVDWWLAALPLPFWQTWGTLALTMFTSGMVFTMFNALIRRWAILPTWGLMVMLGNPSSGGAVSWPLLPSVLGAIGRWLPPGAAVNALHTAVYFRGHQHAQPYLVLAGWAVVSAAVFWTWRHRHPGGRPPRTHAG, from the coding sequence GTGCGGCGATCCGTGTTCTTCCCCGCGGTCGTGGTGTCACTGATCGTGGCAGCGGCGGCGGCACTGTTCGCCGGGTCGTACACGTATGCGATGGCGGACCCGGCGCCGCGCCGCATCCCGGTCGCGGTGGTCGGCGACCCGCCGTCCGGGGGGAAGGCGGGCCGCTTCGTGGCGGAGCTCGAACGCCGGCTCGACACGTCCCTGCGGCTGCGCCACTACGACAGCCGTCCACAGGCTGTGGACGCCGTCGAGAGCCAGGAGGTCTTCGCCGTCCTCCGCAACCACGGCGGCGACCGCGTCGAACTCGATCTCGTCAGCGCCTCCGGCGCGTCCGTCTCGATGCTCCTCACGCAGAACGCGCCGCCGGCGGCGAAGGCGGCCGGCATCGACCTGCGGGTGAAGGACATCAAGCCGCTCTACGAGGGCGATCCCCGTGGCCTGGCCATCTTCTACATCTCCATCGCCAGCGTGATCATGGGGTTCCTCGGCGCCGTCCAGCTCAGCGTGAACGCGTCCGCCCTGAACCCGGCCGAGCGCATCGCCTTCACCGCCGCGTACGCGCTGCTCGGCGGCCTCGCGATCATCGCCGCCGTGGACTGGTGGCTGGCCGCGCTGCCGCTGCCGTTCTGGCAGACCTGGGGCACGCTCGCGCTGACGATGTTCACCTCCGGGATGGTCTTCACCATGTTCAACGCCCTCATCCGGCGCTGGGCGATCCTCCCGACATGGGGCCTCATGGTGATGCTGGGCAACCCGTCCTCCGGCGGCGCCGTCTCCTGGCCGCTGCTGCCCTCCGTCCTCGGGGCGATCGGACGCTGGCTGCCGCCCGGTGCCGCCGTCAACGCGCTGCACACCGCCGTCTACTTCCGCGGCCACCAGCACGCGCAGCCGTACCTGGTGCTGGCGGGCTGGGCCGTCGTGTCGGCCGCGGTCTTCTGGACATGGCGCCACCGCCACCCCGGCGGCCGCCCGCCCCGCACGCACGCCGGCTGA